From Metasolibacillus fluoroglycofenilyticus, one genomic window encodes:
- a CDS encoding polysaccharide deacetylase family protein, whose translation MWKHHFLGIMLICATIVTFMLSTNSTAQAAEYHWGFKRSTNNEPAQAGAQLDALLDKYGAIYKGKPDEKIAYLSFDNGYENGFTESILDTLATENVPATFFLTGHYLTSATDLVKRMVADGHTIGNHSYGHPNMARLSDSEMVAEWQKFDQKLKELTGIERTYYARPPEGIFNEQLLKVGNEYGYRHIFWSVAFKDWLKDERRGYKYAYDALMQQLHPGAVILMHTVAQDNAEALPKFIQDAKAQGYTFQSLDDLVLEYEGVTLP comes from the coding sequence ATGTGGAAACATCATTTTTTAGGCATCATGCTTATTTGCGCAACAATCGTTACATTTATGCTATCAACAAACTCTACTGCACAGGCAGCTGAATATCATTGGGGCTTTAAGCGTTCAACAAATAACGAGCCCGCACAGGCTGGCGCACAGCTCGATGCACTGCTTGACAAATATGGGGCTATTTACAAAGGAAAGCCTGACGAAAAAATTGCTTATTTAAGCTTTGATAACGGCTACGAAAACGGCTTTACTGAAAGTATTTTAGACACATTAGCTACCGAAAATGTCCCAGCAACCTTTTTCTTAACAGGGCATTATTTAACGAGCGCCACGGATTTAGTAAAACGCATGGTGGCGGATGGTCATACAATTGGCAATCATTCTTATGGACATCCAAATATGGCACGACTTTCTGATAGCGAAATGGTCGCTGAATGGCAAAAGTTTGATCAGAAGTTAAAGGAGCTAACAGGTATTGAACGTACTTATTATGCCCGACCACCAGAAGGAATATTTAATGAACAGCTATTAAAGGTAGGCAATGAGTATGGCTATCGTCATATTTTCTGGTCTGTTGCCTTTAAGGATTGGCTGAAGGATGAGCGCCGCGGCTATAAATATGCCTATGATGCCCTAATGCAGCAGCTACATCCTGGCGCAGTTATTTTAATGCATACAGTCGCACAGGATAATGCCGAGGCATTGCCCAAATTTATACAGGATGCAAAGGCTCAAGGCTACACATTTCAATCATTAGATGACCTCGTTCTTGAATATGAAGGTGTCACATTACCTTAA
- a CDS encoding ABC transporter permease, whose amino-acid sequence MEALLSLVGRNNKVFRRDKAAVFFSLLSVIIVISLYALFLQKTQIDSLQQTTEATPELITMVNEWFVAGLLSIIAISSTLAAFGIAIKDVESKATADFLTAPVSRATIQMSYVLNAFIIGLFFTFIAFIICEIFIVAAGGTLLSISSFLKVSGLLILSVLLASIMNFFFVLFINTQNSFAALGTIIGTLIGFLCGVYVPIGALPSFAQNIIMYFPVSHTTLLLRNAFMENSLIKVFAEAPTEAIEQYKLIYGVSYELHGTVLNQSTSYMIIIFTTIILTGVSISIFKLRHK is encoded by the coding sequence ATGGAAGCGCTATTAAGCCTAGTTGGACGTAATAATAAAGTATTTAGACGTGATAAAGCAGCCGTTTTTTTCTCATTATTATCAGTTATTATCGTTATTAGTCTTTACGCATTATTTTTACAAAAAACACAAATTGATTCACTTCAACAAACAACAGAAGCAACGCCCGAGCTTATTACAATGGTGAATGAATGGTTTGTAGCGGGATTGCTATCAATTATTGCGATTTCATCCACACTTGCAGCATTTGGGATTGCAATAAAGGATGTTGAATCCAAGGCAACAGCCGATTTTCTAACAGCACCTGTTTCCCGCGCGACAATTCAAATGAGCTATGTGCTCAATGCATTTATTATTGGCTTGTTTTTCACTTTCATTGCCTTTATTATTTGTGAGATATTTATTGTAGCCGCAGGCGGTACTTTGTTAAGCATCTCCTCTTTTCTAAAAGTTAGCGGACTATTAATTTTATCTGTCCTACTAGCTAGTATAATGAATTTTTTCTTTGTACTTTTTATTAACACACAAAATTCCTTTGCAGCCTTGGGCACTATCATTGGGACACTTATCGGTTTTTTATGCGGTGTCTATGTCCCCATTGGTGCACTACCAAGCTTTGCACAAAATATCATTATGTACTTCCCCGTTAGTCATACTACTTTACTATTGCGCAATGCCTTTATGGAAAACTCACTAATTAAAGTATTTGCAGAAGCACCTACTGAAGCAATAGAGCAGTACAAATTAATTTACGGCGTATCCTATGAACTGCATGGCACTGTGCTTAATCAATCAACAAGCTATATGATTATTATATTTACTACTATTATACTTACAGGGGTGTCTATTTCGATTTTTAAATTAAGGCATAAATAA
- a CDS encoding DUF3021 domain-containing protein, with the protein MKILRMIVIGILIALSSSYILVTISVLSESNTLISGEALLQQIIIATVLGAAIGPLSLLFEAERIPFALQLLSHLIGVTLFVVVAGYFGEWFTHFGIVNVLISVAIIYFIVWTMMYLLQKKDIEQINKMIQKRRGQ; encoded by the coding sequence ATGAAAATTTTACGCATGATTGTTATCGGCATACTGATTGCACTTAGTAGCTCTTATATTTTAGTAACAATTAGTGTACTTTCTGAATCAAACACGCTTATATCAGGTGAAGCACTACTTCAACAAATCATTATTGCTACAGTTTTAGGTGCTGCCATTGGACCGCTATCTCTGCTTTTTGAGGCTGAACGTATACCTTTTGCATTACAGCTTCTCTCTCACTTAATTGGCGTAACCCTTTTCGTAGTAGTTGCTGGTTATTTCGGTGAATGGTTTACTCATTTTGGAATCGTCAATGTACTCATCTCAGTGGCAATTATTTATTTTATCGTTTGGACGATGATGTATTTACTACAGAAGAAGGATATCGAACAAATTAATAAAATGATTCAAAAGCGAAGGGGGCAATGA
- a CDS encoding ABC transporter ATP-binding protein, translating into MKVKTVIQVENLRKSYAKKEAVKGISFSVEQGTFFAFLGTNGAGKSTTIEILCTLLKKSSGVVTINGHTLDNSSSNAEIRKSIGVVFQQSLLDERLTVYENLMHRGKMYGLSKIQLLENYQFVLNYLNLKDIEKQKYGTLSGGQKRRVDIAKALIHRPTILFLDEPTTGLDPQTRQFVWQTIKQLQEQTNMTVFLTTHYMEEAAMAHKVIVLKQGEIVAEGTPDALKVKYAYDQLAISFHEFSDGMTWLRENSISYIEKQGIFTIRVQSTLDALALLNRLEPLIASFEVIKGTMDDVFVRIMEQEEPYNGSAIKPSWT; encoded by the coding sequence ATGAAAGTGAAAACCGTTATCCAAGTTGAAAACTTACGTAAGTCCTATGCTAAAAAGGAAGCTGTAAAAGGCATTTCATTTTCGGTTGAACAAGGCACATTTTTCGCCTTTCTTGGTACAAATGGGGCGGGTAAATCAACAACAATTGAAATTTTATGTACCTTATTAAAAAAATCTAGTGGTGTAGTAACGATTAATGGTCATACTCTCGATAATAGCTCTAGCAATGCTGAAATTCGCAAGTCGATTGGTGTTGTCTTTCAACAAAGTCTGTTAGATGAGCGTTTGACAGTATATGAAAACCTAATGCATCGAGGAAAAATGTACGGACTGTCAAAAATACAGCTACTCGAAAACTATCAGTTTGTTTTGAATTACTTAAATTTAAAAGATATTGAAAAACAAAAATATGGCACATTATCTGGTGGGCAAAAAAGGCGAGTGGATATTGCGAAAGCACTCATCCACCGCCCTACTATTTTGTTTTTAGATGAGCCTACGACCGGACTTGACCCACAAACGCGCCAATTTGTCTGGCAAACAATTAAACAACTACAGGAACAAACTAATATGACTGTTTTTTTAACAACACATTATATGGAAGAGGCTGCAATGGCTCATAAAGTAATTGTGCTTAAACAAGGTGAAATTGTCGCTGAAGGGACTCCTGACGCTTTAAAAGTGAAATATGCCTATGACCAGCTCGCAATTTCCTTCCATGAATTTTCAGACGGGATGACATGGCTTAGAGAAAATAGTATTAGTTATATAGAAAAACAAGGCATTTTTACAATTCGAGTCCAATCTACATTAGATGCATTAGCATTATTAAATCGATTAGAGCCTCTCATTGCATCCTTTGAAGTAATAAAAGGTACGATGGACGATGTCTTTGTACGTATTATGGAACAGGAGGAACCTTATAATGGAAGCGCTATTAAGCCTAGTTGGACGTAA
- a CDS encoding TIGR01777 family oxidoreductase, producing MKIAIAGGTGLVGHTLTTLLQQQGHEVIILTRGQPKLEKGVHYVQWLNGVLPLEQLEGIEAFVNLAGVSLNDGRWTAEQKEAIYNSRMTATEEMLRIVTQLGAPPQVIVNASAVGIYPISTTATYNETSTQRAQDFLGKTVADWEQKALLAKQLGIRTCLARFGVILDKTAGALPLVVMPYKMFVGGTIGSGKQWLSWIHVNDVARAILYLIETSSLEGPINFTAPHAQRMKSFGKTVGRVLNRPHWLPVPSFALQLALGEKSVLVLEGQHVVPDKLVAAGFTFQFPTLEEALRDLYKS from the coding sequence ATGAAAATTGCAATTGCAGGTGGTACAGGCTTAGTTGGTCATACACTTACAACTTTGCTACAACAACAAGGGCATGAAGTCATCATTTTAACTCGTGGACAGCCAAAGCTTGAAAAGGGCGTACACTATGTTCAATGGTTAAATGGTGTATTGCCCCTTGAGCAGCTTGAAGGCATTGAGGCATTTGTCAATTTAGCAGGTGTTTCTCTAAATGATGGACGTTGGACCGCTGAACAAAAAGAAGCAATTTATAATAGCCGCATGACCGCTACCGAAGAAATGCTACGCATTGTTACGCAGCTAGGAGCACCTCCTCAAGTTATTGTAAATGCGAGCGCTGTCGGTATCTATCCTATTTCTACAACGGCTACATATAATGAAACATCAACACAACGGGCACAGGATTTTTTAGGAAAAACAGTGGCAGATTGGGAACAGAAGGCACTTCTTGCAAAACAATTAGGTATTCGCACATGTTTAGCTCGTTTTGGTGTTATTTTAGATAAAACCGCCGGTGCACTGCCATTAGTCGTTATGCCTTATAAAATGTTTGTTGGTGGTACGATTGGTTCTGGCAAGCAATGGCTGTCATGGATTCATGTCAATGATGTGGCACGAGCTATTTTATATTTGATTGAAACATCTTCACTTGAAGGTCCGATTAATTTTACAGCACCACATGCACAGCGGATGAAAAGCTTTGGAAAAACAGTAGGACGCGTTTTAAATAGACCGCATTGGTTACCTGTGCCAAGCTTTGCACTCCAACTTGCACTTGGTGAAAAAAGTGTGCTCGTCCTAGAGGGTCAACATGTTGTGCCCGATAAGCTAGTTGCAGCAGGCTTTACTTTCCAATTCCCTACACTTGAAGAAGCACTTCGTGATTTGTATAAGTCTTAG
- the recX gene encoding recombination regulator RecX, with amino-acid sequence MFVITKIGRQKNNAERYNIYLNEKYAFAVDEGTLIQFGLTKGKVLEQFDIDEITYEDEIAKAFSKALHFLSFQMRSEYEVKKKLLDAGHGEAVVLEAVRKLERLGFLNDETYSKALLETKKKTASKGPRAIKQDLMKKGIDKKLQEQVLQTFTHKDQLQLALQLAEKEVRGGKGRTPAQIKQKIQDVLVRKGYSFTIVQEVLEQITIERQDEEWQHLIEEQGDKIWRKYAAKLQGIELHMKVKQALYQKGFPIEIINSYINHKEYEE; translated from the coding sequence ATGTTTGTTATTACGAAAATAGGGCGTCAAAAAAACAATGCAGAGCGCTATAATATTTATTTGAATGAAAAATATGCCTTTGCCGTAGACGAAGGAACGCTAATTCAATTTGGATTGACAAAAGGCAAGGTGCTTGAGCAATTTGATATAGATGAAATTACGTATGAGGATGAAATTGCTAAGGCGTTTAGCAAGGCATTGCATTTTTTAAGCTTTCAAATGCGTAGCGAATATGAAGTGAAAAAAAAATTGCTTGATGCAGGGCATGGGGAGGCTGTTGTTTTAGAAGCTGTTCGCAAGTTAGAGCGGCTAGGGTTTTTAAACGATGAAACCTATTCGAAAGCCTTGCTAGAAACGAAGAAAAAAACAGCAAGTAAGGGGCCACGTGCAATCAAGCAGGATTTAATGAAAAAAGGGATTGATAAAAAGCTTCAAGAGCAGGTATTACAAACGTTTACACATAAGGACCAGCTACAACTTGCCCTACAGCTAGCAGAAAAGGAAGTACGTGGAGGCAAAGGGCGAACGCCAGCTCAAATAAAGCAAAAAATACAAGATGTACTTGTACGCAAAGGATATTCGTTTACAATTGTACAAGAAGTGCTTGAACAAATAACGATTGAGCGACAAGATGAGGAGTGGCAGCATTTAATTGAAGAGCAGGGCGATAAAATTTGGCGTAAATATGCAGCGAAGCTCCAAGGCATTGAGCTACATATGAAAGTGAAGCAGGCACTTTATCAAAAAGGCTTTCCAATTGAAATTATTAATAGCTATATAAATCATAAGGAGTATGAAGAGTAA
- a CDS encoding malate synthase — MNLINKKVTHKRFGTGSIVKHNDSTIEIHFATESKKFIFPDVFGKHLKLHDESAANSLEKIIQQREIEQKKEEQKKEEEKKLQRKKQELRLEYEKLMNNHKLHPKSQMVFWCDIEEQSSSFSEWKVFSGVIKSGTNKGKPNKPIRLHQNSAVLLTAIDSNMPEKDRRILGVYMVNEDFIGKLCEDGYIPAHSKYKLQLTEQEANQMLFWKYYVNEKSPQNMTWKTGKYRYFDNLWMAQILHDIVSLKSDPTERELAQQFLKHFCKMNQITEQELSKPDGALMRI, encoded by the coding sequence ATGAATCTAATCAATAAGAAAGTTACACACAAACGTTTTGGCACAGGGAGTATAGTTAAACATAATGACTCCACTATCGAAATACATTTCGCAACGGAAAGTAAAAAGTTCATTTTCCCTGATGTATTTGGAAAACACCTAAAACTGCATGATGAAAGTGCTGCTAATTCACTTGAAAAAATTATACAGCAAAGAGAAATAGAACAAAAAAAGGAAGAACAGAAGAAGGAAGAAGAAAAAAAACTTCAACGAAAAAAACAGGAGCTCCGCTTGGAATATGAAAAGCTTATGAATAACCATAAACTTCATCCCAAATCACAAATGGTTTTTTGGTGTGACATAGAAGAACAGAGTAGTTCTTTTTCAGAGTGGAAGGTTTTTTCGGGTGTAATAAAAAGCGGTACTAACAAAGGGAAACCAAACAAACCGATTCGCTTGCATCAAAATAGCGCTGTCCTGTTAACGGCAATAGATTCCAACATGCCTGAAAAAGACAGACGTATTTTAGGTGTCTATATGGTGAATGAAGATTTTATCGGTAAACTTTGTGAAGATGGCTATATTCCTGCTCATTCAAAATACAAACTCCAACTTACAGAACAAGAAGCAAATCAGATGCTATTTTGGAAATACTATGTAAACGAAAAATCTCCGCAGAATATGACATGGAAAACAGGCAAATACCGATATTTCGACAATTTATGGATGGCTCAAATTTTGCACGATATAGTCTCATTGAAAAGTGACCCAACGGAACGAGAGCTAGCACAACAGTTTTTAAAACACTTTTGTAAAATGAATCAGATAACAGAACAGGAGTTATCAAAACCTGATGGTGCATTAATGCGTATTTAG
- a CDS encoding LytTR family DNA-binding domain-containing protein, with the protein MKIQLTINSALEQTEIHIYAKEYNEQIEQLMKQLKAANTVHAGVIDGYLQQEIHLLKITDIFSIYAEDSKIYLQTDEQEYEAKRKLYELEKQLAKDFVRVNKSTLVNIHKISSIQMGKIGTTQLLLENATSIPVSRKYLKDLKRHLGIGKD; encoded by the coding sequence TTGAAAATTCAATTAACAATTAACAGTGCCTTAGAACAAACAGAGATTCATATATATGCAAAGGAATATAATGAACAAATTGAACAGTTGATGAAGCAATTAAAAGCTGCCAATACTGTGCATGCAGGTGTAATTGATGGTTATTTACAGCAAGAAATTCATTTGCTCAAAATCACTGATATTTTTTCTATCTATGCCGAAGATTCGAAAATTTACTTGCAAACAGATGAGCAAGAATATGAAGCGAAGCGAAAATTATACGAGCTAGAAAAACAATTAGCGAAGGATTTTGTCAGAGTAAATAAATCGACACTCGTCAATATTCACAAAATTTCCTCAATCCAAATGGGTAAGATTGGAACAACCCAGCTTTTGCTCGAAAACGCTACGAGCATTCCTGTAAGCCGCAAATATTTAAAAGACTTGAAGCGCCATCTCGGCATTGGAAAGGATTGA
- a CDS encoding ATP-binding protein, translating into MLHVNNQDSWIERGGRVDSAKTYMKNRHIFIMIGLFILILSGSRILWEATFQNLSHTQIENGQLDLLDWNTQEEEVLLLDGEWEFYPSQWLIDDEPQTNSSNQQRKLVQVPGRWNEGLYDGASTPYGYGSYRLRIIVNPTERMNYSLYVPSVRSSSELYINGRHLAGSGQVGKTEDEYKAKNLPYSATFTADENGVIEIVIQAANFKDVRRSGMIRSIKFGSEAAMSTERNLSLSMQVLASVIFLIHSVYAFVLYFLGNREKKLLSFSLLLLCITLMNLISNDEKLFHLLFNVGYEWDFRLANVTIPIASFALLQCIDHSKLSYRRIMTYIYSIVCIGMAIITLFLSPTQIMMLFPVYYLLAGFAVAVALFAIIKKIYIDITGNVLLLLSFTAAIHHFIWGIYWREAGISIVHYPFDLIISIGCFASIWFKDYLKMHAETEKLALRLQKMNEHKDEFLANTSHEFKNPLHGMINMSQSILNRERHLLKNRSVHELETILAVGRRMSLLLNDLLDAASLREGHPRLQKKNITIQPIVTGVIDMLQFLVEVKPVKIVNQIPEDFPPVIADENRVNQIIYNLLHNAVKYTNEGEICIQAKVEDKKAFIMISDTGIGMNENFMERLFQPYEQAADEAMNEGGLGLGLNISKQLVELHDGQLEVSSTIGKGSKFTFSLKLAPLDEYEKNKNISSMKGQYTTFQRKSESHVIETSIDLANLETSVATDQTTLMEAKSAQPSILIVDDDPINLQVLQSILSVEQYEITIATSGKEALEKLDGKEFSLVISDIMMPQMSGYELTKKIRNRYSPTELPILLLTARSEPNNIQAGFLAGANDYVTKPVEMLEFRSRVKALTTIKKVVREQLQLEAAWLQAQIQPHFLFNTLNSVIALSSTDLDKMNDMLNNLSDFLRSKFQFQNIEGLIPIEEELNIVRSYLNIEQVRFGDRLQVVWKMDEYKDLKIPFLTIQPLVENAVRHGIMKRISGGKIVIRVSVHEDYVEISIEDDGVGMDDTQLQSLLERKNDNQTSIGLINTNQRLMRLFGTGLQIKSAPNQGTVVSFVVKI; encoded by the coding sequence ATGCTTCATGTAAATAACCAAGATAGTTGGATAGAGAGGGGAGGCAGAGTTGATTCTGCGAAAACATATATGAAAAATAGACATATTTTCATAATGATAGGATTATTTATACTCATATTATCAGGCTCTCGTATTTTATGGGAGGCTACGTTTCAAAACCTCTCACATACGCAAATAGAGAATGGACAATTGGATTTGCTGGATTGGAATACGCAGGAGGAGGAAGTTCTGTTGCTTGACGGGGAGTGGGAGTTTTACCCGTCACAATGGTTGATAGATGATGAACCGCAAACTAATTCAAGCAATCAACAGAGGAAGCTTGTTCAAGTACCAGGTAGGTGGAATGAGGGCCTTTATGATGGAGCATCAACTCCTTATGGATATGGTTCCTATCGCTTACGTATAATTGTAAATCCGACTGAGAGGATGAATTACAGTCTATACGTACCAAGTGTACGTAGTTCTTCTGAATTATATATTAATGGGCGACACTTGGCCGGGTCAGGACAAGTAGGTAAAACTGAAGATGAATACAAAGCAAAAAATTTGCCCTATTCAGCAACCTTCACAGCAGATGAAAATGGTGTAATTGAAATTGTTATTCAAGCAGCAAATTTTAAAGATGTTCGACGAAGCGGTATGATTCGATCGATAAAATTTGGTTCAGAAGCGGCCATGTCTACTGAAAGAAACTTGTCTTTATCCATGCAAGTATTAGCTTCAGTAATATTCTTAATCCACTCGGTTTATGCCTTTGTTCTATATTTTTTAGGAAATCGTGAGAAAAAGCTGCTATCCTTTTCTTTGCTTTTGTTATGTATAACGTTAATGAATTTAATAAGCAATGATGAAAAATTATTTCACCTACTATTTAATGTTGGATATGAGTGGGATTTTCGTTTAGCAAATGTGACAATTCCGATTGCTTCCTTTGCGTTGTTACAGTGCATAGACCATTCTAAGCTGTCTTATAGGCGGATTATGACATACATATACTCGATTGTCTGCATCGGGATGGCCATCATTACTTTGTTTTTATCTCCGACTCAAATTATGATGTTGTTTCCTGTTTATTATCTATTGGCAGGATTTGCAGTTGCTGTCGCGCTATTTGCGATAATTAAAAAAATTTATATAGATATCACAGGTAACGTTTTATTATTACTTTCCTTTACAGCAGCCATTCACCATTTTATTTGGGGTATCTATTGGAGAGAAGCGGGCATAAGTATTGTTCATTACCCATTCGATTTGATTATTTCTATTGGTTGTTTTGCCTCCATTTGGTTCAAGGATTATCTTAAAATGCATGCTGAAACAGAGAAACTTGCATTAAGATTACAAAAAATGAATGAGCATAAAGACGAATTTTTAGCGAACACCTCCCATGAGTTTAAGAATCCACTTCATGGGATGATTAACATGTCTCAATCAATATTAAATAGAGAAAGACATCTATTAAAGAACAGAAGTGTCCATGAACTTGAAACAATTTTAGCGGTCGGTCGGCGGATGTCATTGTTATTAAATGATTTACTTGATGCCGCAAGCCTTAGGGAGGGGCATCCGCGTCTACAGAAAAAAAATATTACGATTCAGCCCATTGTCACTGGTGTAATCGACATGCTGCAATTCCTTGTTGAAGTCAAGCCAGTAAAAATTGTTAATCAAATTCCAGAGGATTTTCCACCTGTGATTGCAGACGAGAATCGGGTCAATCAAATTATCTATAATTTACTTCACAATGCTGTGAAATACACGAATGAAGGTGAAATTTGCATTCAAGCTAAGGTAGAGGATAAAAAAGCGTTTATTATGATATCCGACACAGGGATAGGAATGAACGAGAATTTTATGGAACGTTTGTTTCAACCTTATGAGCAAGCGGCAGATGAAGCAATGAATGAAGGCGGCCTTGGATTAGGTTTGAATATAAGTAAACAATTAGTTGAACTGCATGACGGACAACTAGAAGTATCGTCAACAATTGGAAAAGGGTCAAAGTTCACCTTCTCACTAAAGTTGGCCCCGTTGGATGAGTATGAAAAAAATAAAAATATTTCATCCATGAAAGGTCAGTACACCACATTTCAAAGAAAGTCTGAGAGTCATGTAATTGAAACTTCCATCGATTTGGCGAATCTAGAAACATCAGTTGCTACAGATCAAACGACATTAATGGAGGCAAAGTCCGCGCAGCCATCCATATTAATTGTTGATGATGATCCGATTAATCTACAAGTGCTTCAATCGATTTTATCAGTTGAACAATATGAAATCACTATCGCGACGAGTGGAAAAGAAGCTCTTGAGAAATTAGATGGAAAGGAATTTAGTTTAGTTATTTCTGATATCATGATGCCACAGATGTCTGGCTATGAGTTAACCAAGAAGATTCGTAATCGTTATTCACCTACAGAGCTCCCTATCTTACTACTTACCGCTAGGAGTGAGCCAAATAATATACAAGCTGGTTTTTTAGCTGGTGCTAACGATTATGTGACAAAGCCTGTTGAAATGTTGGAGTTTAGATCGAGAGTTAAGGCGCTCACAACTATAAAAAAAGTAGTTCGCGAACAATTACAATTAGAGGCTGCATGGTTACAAGCTCAAATTCAGCCCCACTTTCTATTCAATACATTAAATTCAGTCATTGCATTAAGTTCCACCGACTTAGATAAGATGAATGATATGCTAAATAATTTGAGCGATTTTTTAAGAAGCAAATTTCAATTTCAAAATATTGAAGGGTTAATCCCAATAGAAGAAGAATTAAATATTGTGCGATCTTATCTGAATATTGAACAAGTGCGTTTCGGCGATAGATTACAGGTTGTTTGGAAAATGGATGAATATAAAGATCTCAAGATTCCTTTCCTGACAATTCAACCCTTAGTAGAAAATGCCGTAAGACATGGAATTATGAAGCGTATCAGTGGAGGAAAAATCGTTATTAGAGTTTCTGTTCATGAAGATTATGTTGAGATTTCAATTGAAGATGATGGTGTTGGTATGGATGATACTCAATTACAAAGCTTATTGGAAAGAAAGAATGATAACCAGACGAGCATTGGTTTAATTAATACGAATCAACGATTAATGAGACTTTTTGGTACAGGTCTTCAAATTAAAAGTGCACCAAATCAAGGGACAGTAGTATCCTTTGTTGTGAAAATCTAG
- the rlmD gene encoding 23S rRNA (uracil(1939)-C(5))-methyltransferase RlmD: MNQITMTLGQKFPLTIKRLGINGEGVGFFKRNVVFVKGALPGEEVTVKVTKLQRNFAEAEVLAIRKKSTDRQEAPCPVYDECGGCQLQHMNYEAQLKNKRDIVIQALEKYVPQVAANAIIRPTIGMDNPWHYRNKSQFQVRKEGKRVYAGLFAEGSNKLLNINDCLVQHPATSKITVGTRKILQKLGISIYDGKTLNGLVRTIVVRTGIRTGETQVCLVTTRNELPHKAELIERMKKLDPSIVSITQNINREKTSLIFGDETIILDGKETIHEELGELAFDLSSRAFFQLNPKQTVHLYNEIKKAAALTGKETIVDAYCGVGTIGLWLARDAKEVRGMDIVPESITDAKRNARNHGFKHARYYVGKAEDLLARWRREGFTPDVITVDPPRTGLDASFIQSVLKIKPKRLVYTSCNPSTLAKDLQQLTKLYKVEYLQPVDMFPQTAQVEVVCNMELRK; encoded by the coding sequence ATGAACCAAATAACAATGACACTTGGGCAAAAATTCCCTTTAACAATTAAAAGACTTGGCATTAATGGAGAGGGCGTTGGCTTTTTCAAGCGTAATGTTGTGTTTGTCAAAGGCGCATTACCTGGGGAAGAAGTAACGGTAAAAGTAACAAAGCTGCAACGCAATTTTGCCGAGGCGGAAGTTTTAGCAATTCGTAAAAAAAGCACTGATAGACAAGAGGCTCCTTGCCCTGTTTATGATGAATGTGGGGGCTGCCAGCTTCAGCATATGAATTATGAGGCACAGCTAAAAAATAAACGTGATATCGTCATACAAGCACTCGAAAAATATGTGCCACAAGTAGCAGCAAACGCTATTATTCGCCCAACAATCGGTATGGATAACCCTTGGCATTACCGCAATAAAAGCCAATTTCAGGTGCGTAAAGAAGGCAAACGCGTATATGCTGGACTCTTCGCAGAAGGCTCCAACAAGCTCCTTAATATTAATGATTGCCTCGTGCAGCACCCTGCCACATCGAAAATTACGGTCGGCACTCGTAAAATTTTACAAAAGCTTGGCATCTCTATTTATGATGGAAAAACATTAAATGGATTAGTACGTACAATCGTTGTGCGTACAGGTATTCGAACAGGTGAAACACAAGTATGCCTTGTAACTACACGCAATGAGCTTCCACATAAAGCGGAATTAATCGAACGTATGAAAAAGCTAGATCCATCTATTGTATCAATTACTCAAAATATTAATCGTGAGAAAACATCACTTATTTTCGGGGATGAAACAATTATTTTAGATGGGAAAGAAACAATTCACGAGGAGCTTGGTGAATTAGCATTCGATTTATCTTCACGTGCCTTTTTCCAGCTTAATCCCAAGCAAACAGTGCACTTATATAATGAAATAAAAAAAGCAGCAGCACTAACTGGGAAAGAAACAATTGTCGACGCTTACTGCGGTGTCGGTACGATTGGCTTATGGCTAGCACGTGATGCAAAGGAAGTACGCGGCATGGATATCGTACCAGAGAGCATAACTGACGCAAAGCGCAACGCCCGTAATCACGGCTTCAAACACGCGCGTTATTATGTAGGTAAAGCAGAAGACTTGCTTGCCCGCTGGCGTCGCGAAGGCTTCACGCCAGATGTTATTACAGTAGACCCACCGCGTACAGGGTTGGACGCAAGCTTCATCCAATCTGTTTTAAAAATTAAGCCGAAGCGTCTTGTCTACACGTCTTGCAACCCTTCCACATTAGCGAAGGACTTACAGCAATTAACGAAGCTGTATAAGGTGGAATATTTGCAGCCTGTTGATATGTTCCCACAGACTGCACAAGTTGAGGTTGTTTGTAACATGGAATTACGCAAGTAA